The DNA sequence GTGCTCGGCGGCGGCGATGACGACGGGGGCCCAGCGGACACCGGCGCCGATCCGCGCGAGACGCGTCGCGGGGTCGATGCCGAGGTCGTCGAGCCGCTTCGTCGAGACGATCATGCCGCCGGTGACCGGGGACTCGGAGCCGTGCCCCGTGGCCTGCACCCGCACGGGCAGGCGGTGCTCGCGGGCGAAGCGGACCGCCGCCGCGACGTCGGCCTCGGTCGCTGCGCCGACGACGATGTCGGGGGTCGTGCCGGATGGCGGGGTTGAAGCAGGCGACCTCGGCTCCCAGGCTCGCGTCGCCGCGGACGTAGACGATTCCGGAGACGGTCTCGCGCAGGCGCGCGACGGCTCCCCGGTCCAGTTCGATTCCCATGGCTGGAAAGGTAGGGGAGACCGCCGACATGCCGAATCGGTGCCAGCACGGAAAACGAGAATTGCTCGTGAGGTCCTCCCCGGTGCGCTGACAGGGGGGTGACGTACCATTCCTGCATGACCGCCGTCCTCCCGGAATCCGGCCCGCCCGCGGCCGCCGTGGAGACCGTCTACCGACCGGCCGGCCCGGTCGACGTGCCGGCCACCCTGGGTCTTCTCGGGCGAGGGCCATACGACCCGACCACGACGTGGGACCTACGCGGTGTCTGGCGCACCTGGCGCACACCGCTCGGGCCTGCGACCCTCCGGGTCGGCCGTCCCGCAGCCGACGGCGGGATAGCCGCAGCGGCCTGGGGCGCCGGGGCCGAGTGGGCGATCGCCATGGTCCCGCGCCTCCTCGGCCGCGACGACGACTGGACCGACCTCGACGTGTCTGCCCACCGGCTGTTGCGCGACAGTCGACGGCGCAACGCAGGGCTGCGGCTGGCGCGCACCGACCGGATGCTGGAGGCGCTCCTCCCGGCCATCATCGAGCAGCGCGTGACGAGCCTGGAGGCGTACCGGTCCTGGGCGCGCCTCCTGCGCTGGTACGGCGAGCCGGCACCCGGGCCGGCGCCGGCCGCCATGCGGGTCGTCCCCTCCCTCGAGGTGTGGCGCGGGATCCCCTCGTGGGACTGGCATCGCGCGGGAGTCGATCCGCGCCGCGCCCGCGCCATCCAGGCCGTCCTGGCTGTGGCACCCTCCCTCGAGCGCGCGGTCGAGAGGGGCGCCTCGCTGGAGGAGGCCGCCGCAGCGCTGGGGACGATCCCCGGGGTCGGCGTGTGGACGACGGCCGAGACCCTGCAGCGCTCGCACGCGCATCCCGACCTCGTCAGCGTCGGCGACTACCACCTGGCGCACTACGTCGGCGAGGCCCTCATCGGCAAGCGTGTCGACGATGACGGCATGCTCGAACTGCTCGAACCGTGGGCGGGCCATCGGCAGCGCGTGGTGCGGCTGATCCTCGCCAGCGGCTTCCGCTTCGAGCGCCGCGGTCCCCGGGTGACCCTTCAGGATCACCGCTGGCACTGAGGCGCCGCTCGAGGTCGTTCAGCCGGTGGTGCCGTTGCGCTGGGCCAGCTGCTCCGAGCGCAGGTCGCGGTCGAGCTCGTGGCACAGCGTCGCGTAGTGGTCGACCATCGCCGGGTGGTAGTCGCCCCACTCGGGCATCGGCTTGTGGTCGTGCGCGGCGATGAGGCGGTCGAAGTAGTAGTCCCAGCCGACCGCGAGGTCGGCGCCGTCGGCCACCTTGTGCAACCGGTAGCCGAAGGTGACCGTGGTGTGCCCGCTCGCCTCCGTGAGGTGCACGTACATGACCATCGCCTGGCCGGACGGGTCGACGACGACGTGAAGCCGGTGCGGTGCCGTGCACTCGCGCACGGCGACGTCCTGCCAGTCAGCCGCGTCGCCCTCGGCGTTCATCCGGAATTTGACGGCGCCCGTCGAGCCGGTGCCCTTGTACTCTCCGAGCCATTCCGCGAGACGCGGTGAGCGGCTGAAGTAGCTCCACACCTCCTCGATGTGCGCTTTGAAGATCCGGTCGATGACGATGTACACCCCGTCGTCCTTGCGGACCAGGCGACCTGTCGGCTGCGGCTGCATGGTGACCTCCCCAGGTGAGCGGTGTCCCCGATGTGCCCCACCTTAGTCACGTGCGCCCCGTACCGGCAGAGGTCGCAAGTCCCGGAGTGTCCGAGTGCTCTCAGCCCTCCAGCACGGCCATCGCGGCGTTGTGGCCGCCGAGGCCGCTGACGGCGCCGCCGCGACGCGCGCCCGACCCGCACAGCAGGATGCGGGGATGGGGAGTCGCGACGCCCCAGCGCTGCGCGGGTGTGTCGAGGGCGTCGCCGTCCTCGGCGAACGGCCACGACAGCGGGCCGTGGAAGATGTTGCCGCCGGGCATGTTGAGCGCGCGCTCGAGGTCGCGAGTCGTCTTCGTCTCGATGCAGGGGTTGCCATCGCCGTCGGTCAGCAGCAGGTCCTCCACCGGCTCGGCGAGCACCGAGTTCAGGGAGGCGAGCACCGCCTCCTGCAGGCGCTCGCGGGTCGCGTCGTTGTTCTCGTCGGTCAGCCAGCGGTCCGGCGTGTGCAGGCCGAAGACGGTGATCGTCTGGGCGCCCGACTCCGCGAGTTCCGGGTCGAGGATGGTCGGGTCGGCCAGCGTGTGGCAGTAGATCTCGCAGGGGAGGAGGTCGGGCATCACACCGCGGGTCATCCCCGCGTAGGCCTCCTCGAGCTGGGTGTAGGTCTCGTTGATGTGGAACGTGCCGCCGAAGGCCGCGGCCGGGTCGATCGAGGCGTCGCGGAGGCGCGGCAGGCGCTTCAGGAGCATGTTGACCTTCACCTGCGCGCCCTCGGCGTGCGCGCGTCCGCCCCCCGATCCGATGCCGTCACGATCGGCCTCCTCACCGAGGAGCCGGTCGAGGATCTCGGGGGCGACGTTGACGAGCACATGCGCGCCCTCGACCCTCCGCTCGTGCCCGTTCCGGACGTAGTCGACCGTGCCGTCGGGGCGGATCGAGGTGACCTCCGCGCCCGTCACGATGCGGGCTCCGGCTTCGCGGGCGACGCGCGCCAGCTCGCCGGTCACCGCGCCCATTCCGCCGACGGGGACGTCCCACTGGCCGGTCCCCTGACCGATCACGTGGTAGAGGAAGCAGCGGTTCTGGGCGAGCCCCGGGTCGGAGACGCTGGCGAAGGTGCCGATCAGCGCGTCGGTGGCGGCGACGCCGCGGACGAGGTCGCTCTGGAGGCGCGACTCGATGAACTCGCCGATGGGCCGCTCGACGAGCGCCTCCCAGAGCTCGTCGTCGCCGACGAGGGCTCGTGCCTCGCTCCGGGTCAGGAGGGGCTCGGTCACGGTCGGCCACAGCGCTCGCGCGACGGCTCCCGTCGACTCGTAGAAGCGGGTGAACGCCTCCGCGTCCTCGGCGGCGCCGACGCCGGCGAAGGAGGCGGCGGTGGCCTCCGGGTCGGTGTCGTCGATGAGGAGGCCCGCGCCGGCGGGGTCGCCCGGGAGTGGCGTGTACGAGGAGTAGCGCCGGCGCGCGAGCCGGATGTCGAGCCCGAGATCGTCGATGATCCGGCGCGGGAGCAGGCTCACGAGGTAGGAGTACCGGGACAGGCGCGCCTCCACACCGGGGAAGGCCTGGGCGCTCACCGCGGCGCCGCCGACGTCGTCCAGGCGCTCGAGGAGGATCACGCTCTTGCCGGCCCGCGCGAGGTAGGCGGCGGCGGTCAGTCCGTTGTGCCCGCCGCCGACGATCACGACGTCGTGGGACGCGGCGGAGGAGCGGGAGGCGTCGGTCATGGATCGACTCTAAGGGATGGTGCGTGCGGCAGACTGGTCCACAGATGCTGCCGACGGACGCGTCATCCACGGTCCGTTCGGCGTCCGTATTCGCCCAAGAAGCGAGGAATACAGTCGTGGACATGATCGAAGACACCGACGGGGGCCGGGCGTCCGGCGTCGGGCCCCGGGGTGCTGAGCCGCGGGGTGCTGAGCCGTCGCCCTCCGACCTGGCACAGGAGGCTGTGGCGCTCGTGCGCACCTGGCTCGCTGCCGGAGCGGAACGGGCCGAAGGCGCCGACCGCCGGAAGCCGAGGGATCCGGCCGCCGAGCGTCTCGCGGGCGTGTTGCGCGATCCCGACGGGCTCGACTTCGCCGTGGGCTTCGTCGACGGCGTCGCCCGCCCGCAGGACCTCTTCGTGGCGGGGTACAACCTGCAGCGCGTCGCCAAGCGGATCCCGGGGTTCCTCCCGGGGTACATGCGCGCCGCCATCTGGCTCGGCGGTGTCTTCGGGCCGGTCCTCCCGTGGGTCGTCGTGCCGATCGCGCGCCGCGTGCTGCGGCGCATGGTGGGCCACCTGGTGGTCGACGCCACTCCCGAGAAGCTGGGGCCGGCCATCGAGCGGCTGCGCTCGCCGCACGACCCGGCCGGGCATGGGGCCCGTCTCAACCTGAACCTCCTCGGCGAGGCCGTGCTCGGCGAGCGGGAGGCGCTGCGCCGCCTCGAGGGGACCCGCGCGCTCCTCGCGCGAGACGACGTCGACTATGTGTCGATCAAGGTCTCGTCGATCGCATCGCAGCTGTCGATGTGGGCGTTCGACGAGACGGTCGACCGGGTGGTCGAGCGGCTGCTCCCGCTGTACCGGCTCGCGGCCGAAGCGCCCACGCCGAAGTTCATCAATCTCGACATGGAGGAGTACCGCGACCTCGATCTGACGATCGCCGTTTTCCAGCGCATCCTCAGCCGCCCCGAGCTGCTGGGTCTGGAGGCAGGCATCGTGCTGCAGGCGTACCTCCCCGACGCGCTCGACGCGCTCCAGGGGCTCACCGAGTGGGCGACCCGCCGGAGGGCTCAGGGCGGAGCCGCGATCAAGGTGCGCGTGGTCAAGGGCGCCAACCTCGCCATGGAGCGGGTCGACGCCGCGATCCACGGCTGGCCGCTCGCGACCTACGGCTCCAAGCAGGAGACCGACACCAACTACAAGCGGGTCCTGGACTGGGCGCTGACGCCCGACCACACCCACGCGGTGAAGATCGGCGTGGCCGGTCACAACCTGTTCGACCTCGCGTACGCGTGGCTGCTCGCCTCGTACCGCGGTGTGACGGACCGCGTCGACGTCGAGATGCTGCTCGGCATGGCGACCGAGCAGGCCGAGGCGGTCAAGGCGACGGTCGGGCGCCTGCTGCTCTACACGCCGGTCGTCGATCCCGCCGAGTTCGACGTCGCCATCTCGTACCTCATCCGTCGCCTGGAGGAGAACGCGAGCCCCGAGAACTTCATGTCCGCCGTGTTCGACCTCGACTCGGATCCGCGGGTGTTCGAGCGGGAGAAGCAGCGTTTCCTCGCGTCGGTCGCCGCGCTCGAGCAGGGCGATCTTCCGCGTGGGGCGGCGCCTCTGCCGAACCGCACGCAGGACCGGGCCCGCGAGTGGGACGAGGCGACGGCCCCTTCCTTCACCCGGCCGCCGGCGGCCGAGCCGGCGCACGGCTTTCCTGCTGATGCGGACGCGGGACTCACGAGCGTCGTGCTGGGACTGACGCGGGGCTCCGCCGGTGACGCCATCGCTGACGCCGCCGACCGTCCGCCCGCATCGGGCGCCGGTTCCGCGGCATCGCCGACCGACGTGCCCGCCACCGAGGCCGCCGGCTTCGCCAACGCGGCCGACACCGATCCCTCCCTCGCGGCCAACCGGGCGTGGGGCCGGCGGATCCTCGCCCGTTCCGCGGGCTCGGCGCTCGGCGCGGACACCATCGCCGCCGCAGCGGTGAACGACGCGGGGCGCCTCGACGAGATCATCAGGACGGTCCGCGCCGCCGGTGAGGAGTGGGGCCGTCGCAGCGGTGCCGAGCGCGCGGCGCTGCTCGATCGCGCCGGTCATGCTCTCGAGGCCAACCGCGACCGCCTGATCGAGGTCATGGCGGCCGAGACGGGCAAGACCATCGCCGAGGCCGACCCCGAGGTCAGCGAGGCCGTCGACTTCGCGCACTACTACGCGGCGGGGGCCCGCCAGCTGGAGAGCGTCCAGGGCGCCCGGTTCGTGCCCTCCGCGCTGACGGTGGTGGTGCCGCCGTGGAACTTCCCCGTCGCGATCCCGGCGGGCGGCGTTCTCGCGGCGCTCGCGGCCGGGAGCGGCGTCGTGATCAAGCCCGCCCCCCAGGCGAAACGGGCCGGCGCCGTCATGGTCGAGGCCCTGTGGGAGGCCGGCATCCCGCGCGAACTGGTCGCGCTCGTCGACGTGCCGGAGAACGAGCTGGGCCAGCGTCTGATCGCCGGTCCGGGCGTCGACCGCGTCATCCTGACCGGCTCGTACGAGACGGCGAAGCTGTTCCGCTCGTGGCGTCCCGATCTGCCGCTCCTCGCGGAGACAAGCGGCAAGAACTCGATCATCGTCACCCCGAGCGCCGACTACGACCTCGCCGTGTCGGACATCGTCAAGAGCGCCTTCGGCCACGCCGGCCAGAAGTGCTCGGCGGCCAGCCTCGTGATCCTGGTCGGCTCCGTCGCGCGCTCCGAGCGGTTCCGCCACCAGCTCGTGGACGCAGTCACGAGCCTGCGCGTCGGCTACCCGGACGACCCCGCCAGCCAGATGGGGCCGCTCATCGAGCCGGCCTCGGGCAAGCTCCAGCACGCCCTGACGACGCTCGGGGCCGACGAGGAATGGCTCGTCGAGCCGCGTCCGCTCGACGACAGCGGCCGGCTCTGGTCTCCGGGCGTCCGCACCGGCGTGCAGCCCGGATCGTACTTCCACCTGACCGAGTTCTTCGGGCCTGTCCTCGGCATCATGACCGCCCGCACGCTCGATGAGGCGATCCGCTACCAGAACGCGGTCGAATACGGGCTCACCGCCGGGCTCCACTCGCTCGACGCCGGCGAGCTCGAGCACTGGCTCGACACCGTCGAGGCGGGCAACCTCTACGTGAACCGCGGAATCACCGGCGCCATCGTCCGTCGCCAGCCGTTCGGCGGCTGGAAGCGGTCGTCGGTGGGCGCCGGCACGAAGGCCGGAGGCCCGAACTACCTGCTCGGCCTGGGCTCGTGGGCCCCGGAGGCCGGACGATCGAGCAGCAGCCTCCATCTCCGCGGACTCGAGCCGCGTGTCACCGAGCTCATCGAATCCGGCCAGTCGTCGATGGACTACACGGCGTTCGACCTCGTGCGCCGGTCGGCGCTCAGCGATGCGATCGCCGTCGCGACCGAGTACCACCAGGTCCGGGACGTCTCCGGGCTCGGCGTCGAGAGGAACCTCTTCCGCTACCGTCCGGTGCCCGTCGCCATCCGGCTCTCCGAAGGCAGCTCGCTGCCGGAGCTGCTCCGCGTGATGGCAGCCGCGACCGTCGCGCGATCGCGGTTCTCGGTGAGCTCGGCGGCGAAGCTCCCGCGCGCCACGCTCCAGGTGCTGAAAGAGCGCGAGGTCGACGTCGTCATCGAGTCGGACGCGCACTGGCTCTCCCGCGTCCGCGGCGGCCGCGTCGACGCGCACCGCATCCGCCTCATCGGAGGCGACCCCGTCGCGCTCGCCGCGGCGCTGGGCGGGAGCCCCGATGTGGCCGTGTACTCCGGGCCCGTCACGCCGTCGGGGCGGATCGAGGTGCTCCCGTTCGTCCACGAGCAGGCGATCTCCGTCACGAACCACCGCTTCGGCAACCCCACGAAGCTCTCGGAGGGGGTGATCTGAGTCGCGAGTAGCGTGAGACGCATGACCACGATTCTCTCCCTCCCGCTGAACTCGGGCAGCCGCATCCCTCAGCTGGGCCTCGGCACCTGGCCCATGGACGACGCCGAGGTGGAGCGCGCCGTCATCGAGGCCGCGTCCGTCGGCTACCGCCACGTCGACACCGCCGCCAAGTACGGCAACGAGAAGGGCGTCGGCCGCGGTGTCGCCGGGAGCGGGATCGCGCGCGAGGACTGGTTCGTCACCACCAAGCTCGACGGCCCGTACCAGGGCGACGACAAGGCCGTCGCCGGGCTCGACGCCAGCCTCGAGCGACTGGGGCTCGACTACGTCGACCTCCTCCTCATCCACTGGCCGCTGCCGGCACGCGACCGGTACGTCTCCACCTGGGAGACCTTCATCCGCCTCCGCGAGGCGGGCAAGGCCCGGGCGATCGGGGTGTCGAACTTCAAGCCGGCGCACCTCGACCGGTTGATCGCAGAGACCGGAGCGGCCCCCGCCGTCAACCAGGTCCAGCTCAGCCCGGCGATCCAGCGCCGTGAGCAGCGCGCATACGACAGCGAGCACGGCATCGTGACCGAGTCGTGGAGCCCCATCGGCGGCACGGGAGAGCTGCTGGCCGCACCCGTACTCGCCGACCTCGCCGAGAAGCACGGCAAGACGCCGGGGCAGATCGTGCTGCGCTGGCACGTGCAGAACGGCCTCGTCGCCATCCCGAAGACGAGCAACCCGGGCCGCATGGCCGAGAACCTCGACGTGTTCGGGTTCGAGCTCGACGCGGACGACCTCGCTGCCCTCGACACGCTCGACGAAGGCCCGGACGCGGGGGTCGACTCCGACCGCAGCGGTCACTGAGACGGTTCGCGCCGGCGGAGACGGACCCCACCCCCAATCGGCACCGGCACCGGCACCGGTGGCGATAGCGGCACCGCCCGGCCGCCCCTCAGTCCTGGCGCAGCGGCAGCCGGACCGTCACCACGAGCCCCGACGGCGACGCGTTCGCGAGCGTCACGCGACCGCCGGCCGCGTCGGCCAAGGCCGCCACGATCGCCAGCCCCAGCCCGCCGCCGCCGCCCGAGGTCGAGGTGCGGGCGCCGTCGGCGCGGGTGAACCGGTCGAGGGCGACCGGGATGAAGGCCTCCGGCATCCCCGGTCCCGAGTCGCGGACGGTGAGCACGACCTCCCGGTCCAGGGCGACCAGCGACGCGGTGATCGTCGCGTCCGGCCGGTCACCCGCCTCCGAACGGATCGCGGTCACGGCGTTCCCGAGCAGATTGTCGAGGATCCGCCCGAAATCGGTGGGGGACAGCGCCACCGTGGCGCCGGGCGCGGGTCGCGCGCGCGGGTCGTACTCGAAGTCCACCGAGATGGTCCGCGCCTCCTCATCGCCGCTCGCCAGCAGGCGCGCACGGTCTACGGCGTCTGTGAGCTCGTCGAGCAGCGCCCGCCAGTCGCTTCGGCCGCTCGACGGACCCGCCTCGATGCGGGACAGCTCCAGGAGGTTGTTGGCCAGCTGCCCGAGCCGGAGCGCCGTGGCGTGCGACGACCGGATGTCCTGCAGCAGCGCCTCCGGGTTGCCCGCGTCGAGCTCGGCGAGCTCGAGCTGGCCGCGGAGGACGGCGAGCGGAGTGCGCAGCTCGTGGCTGGCGTCCGACACCATCTGACGCTCGCGCTCGGCGGAAGCCCGCAGGCGGCGGATGAGGTCGTTGAGGGTCATCGCCAGCTCCGACAGCTCGTCCTGAGCCGGACCCACGGTCAGCGGACCCGCCTCGGCGCCGGCGCGCTCGCCGCCCGCACCGCGTTCGCCGTGCTCGCCGCCGGCGAGCAGCTCGGCCTGCTCGCGCATGCGGCTCACGGGCCGGAGGGCGGTCCGGGCGAGCAGCCAGGAGGCGGCACCGAACCCGAGGATGAGCACCCCGGCCCCGACGAGCAGCGCCGCGGTGAGGCGGTCGAGGATGAGCGCCGTCGTCTCGTCGTTCCGGGCGGCGATGACGTGCATCTCGCCGGCCGGCGTCGCGACGCCGCGGGCGAGGATCAGGTAGTGGTCGTCGCCGATCTGCAGCTGCTGCAGCTGCTGGCCCTGCGCGATGATGCGGTCGGTACGCGCCTCCAGGGAGTTCGGCAGGGTGGAGGCGAGGATCACGCCGTCCGCGCCGACGATCGCCAGCTCCTGCCCGCCGCCGGGGAGGTCGAACGGTCCGTTGGGCGATGTCGCGAGCGACGCGGCGGGCCCGGCGACATCGTTCGTGAGGAGGGTGACCGTCGCGTTGTGGAGGATCGAGGAGACCCCGACGCGGATGACGGCCACCGCCACCAGCCCGAAGAGCGTGGCGACGATGAGGCTGCCGATCGTGATTCGCGCCGAGATCGAGAGCCTCCGGAGCCACCTCACCGGGTCGTCGTCTCCTCGGAGGAGTCGCGGTCGGCGCGTTCGGGCTCGAGCGCGTTGCGGGCGTCGAGGCGGTAGCCGCGGCCTCGCTCGGTCACGATGTTGAGCCCGGCCCCGGCGTGGTCGAGCTTCTTCCGGAGGTACGACACGTACTGGTCGATGACGTTCGTGCCGATGTTCTCGCTCGTGCCCCACACGGACTCGAGGATGTCGGAACGCGACAGGGTCTTGTCGGGGTTCGTCGCGAACAGCCGGAGGAGCGTGAACTCGCGCCGGCTGAGCGGCATCTCGTGACCCGAGACGAGCGCCTGGTGCTCGTGCGAGTCGATGGTGAGGCGACCCACCGTCACCTGCGGCCGCATGCCCGACGGCTCGCGGCGGAGCAGGGCGCGCACGCGGGCGGCGAGCTCGGCGAAGGCGAACGGCTTCGTCAGGTAGTCGTCGGCGCCCGAGTCGAGGCCGTGGACGCGGTCCTCGATCGCGTCCCGGGCGGTCAGCAGCAGGATCGGCATCGGGTTGGACGCCTCCCGGATGTGGCGGCACAGTTCGAACCCGCTCATTCCGGGCAGCATCACGTCGATGGCGGCGGCCGAGAACGCGTCCGAGCGGAGTGCGATGAGGGCGTCCACCCCGTTCGTCACCAGGGTCACGTCGTACCCCTCGGCGGCCAGCCCGCGCTGGACCAGCCCTCCCATGTCGGGATCGTCTTCGACAACGAGCAGCTTCATGGCGACCATCGTGCCACTTCTGGCCGTGCCCGTGCTCGAACCGGGGCGTTCAGGGCTCGCGTGCCCGCTGAATGTTCTCGTAGGGGAGGGGGCTCAGCTGCCGCGGGTGATCAGCCGTGACAGCACGATGGCGCTCCGCGTGTGGTCCACGTTCGGGGCCAGCCGGACCTTCTCGAGCGCCGCCTCCAGGCTGGGGATGTCGCGCGATCGGATGTGGACGATCGCGTCGGCGCTTCCTGTGACGGTGCCGGCGTCGACCACCTCGGGCACCGCCGACAGGATGCGCAGGAGCTCCTCGGGCGACACCGTTCCGCGGCAGAACAGCTCGACGTACGCCTCCGTGCTCATGCCGTCGATCGCCGGGTCGACCTGGATCGTGAACCCGCGGATGACGCCGTCGGCCACCAGCCGGTCGACGCGGCGCTTGACGGCGGACGCCGACAGGCCGACGACCGAGCCTATGTCGCCGTACCCGGCGCGCGCGTTCTGGCGGAGCAGGTCGAGGATGCTGCGATCGAGGTTGTCCACGGCGCAAGCATAGGGTGGATCGTTGCGTGGAGGCGCGTCTGACGCGGAAATCGTGCGCGCCGCGCAACGCGGCGAGGTTCGGCGCCCCGCTTTCGGACTCCGCGGAGCAGTGGAACCATGGATTCATGAGCAACACCTCAGAGACCGCCGAGCGCCGACCGTCCGACCTCGATCACGGCTTCTTCGGGCAGCCGCGCGCGCTGGCGAACATCTTCGGCGTGGAGATGTGGGAGCGCTTCTCGTTCTACGGGATGCAGGGAATCCTCCTCATCTACCTGTACTACTCGGTCGCTCGCGGCGGCCTCGGCATCGCGGAGCCCACGGCGGCCGGCATCGTCGGCGCGTACGGCGGCGCGGTGTACCTCTCCACCATCCTCGGTGCGTGGCTGGCCGACCGCATGTTCGGGTCGGAGCGCGTGCTGTTCTGGAGCGCCGTCGTCATCATGGCGGGCCACGTCTCGCTGGCGCTCCTCCCGGGCGTCGCCGGCGTCATCGCCGGCCTGCTCTGCATCGCCCTCGGCAGCG is a window from the Leifsonia sp. AG29 genome containing:
- a CDS encoding aldo/keto reductase, producing the protein MTTILSLPLNSGSRIPQLGLGTWPMDDAEVERAVIEAASVGYRHVDTAAKYGNEKGVGRGVAGSGIAREDWFVTTKLDGPYQGDDKAVAGLDASLERLGLDYVDLLLIHWPLPARDRYVSTWETFIRLREAGKARAIGVSNFKPAHLDRLIAETGAAPAVNQVQLSPAIQRREQRAYDSEHGIVTESWSPIGGTGELLAAPVLADLAEKHGKTPGQIVLRWHVQNGLVAIPKTSNPGRMAENLDVFGFELDADDLAALDTLDEGPDAGVDSDRSGH
- a CDS encoding SRPBCC domain-containing protein gives rise to the protein MQPQPTGRLVRKDDGVYIVIDRIFKAHIEEVWSYFSRSPRLAEWLGEYKGTGSTGAVKFRMNAEGDAADWQDVAVRECTAPHRLHVVVDPSGQAMVMYVHLTEASGHTTVTFGYRLHKVADGADLAVGWDYYFDRLIAAHDHKPMPEWGDYHPAMVDHYATLCHELDRDLRSEQLAQRNGTTG
- a CDS encoding sensor histidine kinase; translation: MRWLRRLSISARITIGSLIVATLFGLVAVAVIRVGVSSILHNATVTLLTNDVAGPAASLATSPNGPFDLPGGGQELAIVGADGVILASTLPNSLEARTDRIIAQGQQLQQLQIGDDHYLILARGVATPAGEMHVIAARNDETTALILDRLTAALLVGAGVLILGFGAASWLLARTALRPVSRMREQAELLAGGEHGERGAGGERAGAEAGPLTVGPAQDELSELAMTLNDLIRRLRASAERERQMVSDASHELRTPLAVLRGQLELAELDAGNPEALLQDIRSSHATALRLGQLANNLLELSRIEAGPSSGRSDWRALLDELTDAVDRARLLASGDEEARTISVDFEYDPRARPAPGATVALSPTDFGRILDNLLGNAVTAIRSEAGDRPDATITASLVALDREVVLTVRDSGPGMPEAFIPVALDRFTRADGARTSTSGGGGGLGLAIVAALADAAGGRVTLANASPSGLVVTVRLPLRQD
- a CDS encoding proline dehydrogenase family protein, which translates into the protein MIEDTDGGRASGVGPRGAEPRGAEPSPSDLAQEAVALVRTWLAAGAERAEGADRRKPRDPAAERLAGVLRDPDGLDFAVGFVDGVARPQDLFVAGYNLQRVAKRIPGFLPGYMRAAIWLGGVFGPVLPWVVVPIARRVLRRMVGHLVVDATPEKLGPAIERLRSPHDPAGHGARLNLNLLGEAVLGEREALRRLEGTRALLARDDVDYVSIKVSSIASQLSMWAFDETVDRVVERLLPLYRLAAEAPTPKFINLDMEEYRDLDLTIAVFQRILSRPELLGLEAGIVLQAYLPDALDALQGLTEWATRRRAQGGAAIKVRVVKGANLAMERVDAAIHGWPLATYGSKQETDTNYKRVLDWALTPDHTHAVKIGVAGHNLFDLAYAWLLASYRGVTDRVDVEMLLGMATEQAEAVKATVGRLLLYTPVVDPAEFDVAISYLIRRLEENASPENFMSAVFDLDSDPRVFEREKQRFLASVAALEQGDLPRGAAPLPNRTQDRAREWDEATAPSFTRPPAAEPAHGFPADADAGLTSVVLGLTRGSAGDAIADAADRPPASGAGSAASPTDVPATEAAGFANAADTDPSLAANRAWGRRILARSAGSALGADTIAAAAVNDAGRLDEIIRTVRAAGEEWGRRSGAERAALLDRAGHALEANRDRLIEVMAAETGKTIAEADPEVSEAVDFAHYYAAGARQLESVQGARFVPSALTVVVPPWNFPVAIPAGGVLAALAAGSGVVIKPAPQAKRAGAVMVEALWEAGIPRELVALVDVPENELGQRLIAGPGVDRVILTGSYETAKLFRSWRPDLPLLAETSGKNSIIVTPSADYDLAVSDIVKSAFGHAGQKCSAASLVILVGSVARSERFRHQLVDAVTSLRVGYPDDPASQMGPLIEPASGKLQHALTTLGADEEWLVEPRPLDDSGRLWSPGVRTGVQPGSYFHLTEFFGPVLGIMTARTLDEAIRYQNAVEYGLTAGLHSLDAGELEHWLDTVEAGNLYVNRGITGAIVRRQPFGGWKRSSVGAGTKAGGPNYLLGLGSWAPEAGRSSSSLHLRGLEPRVTELIESGQSSMDYTAFDLVRRSALSDAIAVATEYHQVRDVSGLGVERNLFRYRPVPVAIRLSEGSSLPELLRVMAAATVARSRFSVSSAAKLPRATLQVLKEREVDVVIESDAHWLSRVRGGRVDAHRIRLIGGDPVALAAALGGSPDVAVYSGPVTPSGRIEVLPFVHEQAISVTNHRFGNPTKLSEGVI
- a CDS encoding DNA-3-methyladenine glycosylase family protein, which encodes MTAVLPESGPPAAAVETVYRPAGPVDVPATLGLLGRGPYDPTTTWDLRGVWRTWRTPLGPATLRVGRPAADGGIAAAAWGAGAEWAIAMVPRLLGRDDDWTDLDVSAHRLLRDSRRRNAGLRLARTDRMLEALLPAIIEQRVTSLEAYRSWARLLRWYGEPAPGPAPAAMRVVPSLEVWRGIPSWDWHRAGVDPRRARAIQAVLAVAPSLERAVERGASLEEAAAALGTIPGVGVWTTAETLQRSHAHPDLVSVGDYHLAHYVGEALIGKRVDDDGMLELLEPWAGHRQRVVRLILASGFRFERRGPRVTLQDHRWH
- a CDS encoding phytoene desaturase family protein, yielding MTDASRSSAASHDVVIVGGGHNGLTAAAYLARAGKSVILLERLDDVGGAAVSAQAFPGVEARLSRYSYLVSLLPRRIIDDLGLDIRLARRRYSSYTPLPGDPAGAGLLIDDTDPEATAASFAGVGAAEDAEAFTRFYESTGAVARALWPTVTEPLLTRSEARALVGDDELWEALVERPIGEFIESRLQSDLVRGVAATDALIGTFASVSDPGLAQNRCFLYHVIGQGTGQWDVPVGGMGAVTGELARVAREAGARIVTGAEVTSIRPDGTVDYVRNGHERRVEGAHVLVNVAPEILDRLLGEEADRDGIGSGGGRAHAEGAQVKVNMLLKRLPRLRDASIDPAAAFGGTFHINETYTQLEEAYAGMTRGVMPDLLPCEIYCHTLADPTILDPELAESGAQTITVFGLHTPDRWLTDENNDATRERLQEAVLASLNSVLAEPVEDLLLTDGDGNPCIETKTTRDLERALNMPGGNIFHGPLSWPFAEDGDALDTPAQRWGVATPHPRILLCGSGARRGGAVSGLGGHNAAMAVLEG
- a CDS encoding response regulator transcription factor codes for the protein MKLLVVEDDPDMGGLVQRGLAAEGYDVTLVTNGVDALIALRSDAFSAAAIDVMLPGMSGFELCRHIREASNPMPILLLTARDAIEDRVHGLDSGADDYLTKPFAFAELAARVRALLRREPSGMRPQVTVGRLTIDSHEHQALVSGHEMPLSRREFTLLRLFATNPDKTLSRSDILESVWGTSENIGTNVIDQYVSYLRKKLDHAGAGLNIVTERGRGYRLDARNALEPERADRDSSEETTTR
- a CDS encoding Lrp/AsnC family transcriptional regulator is translated as MDNLDRSILDLLRQNARAGYGDIGSVVGLSASAVKRRVDRLVADGVIRGFTIQVDPAIDGMSTEAYVELFCRGTVSPEELLRILSAVPEVVDAGTVTGSADAIVHIRSRDIPSLEAALEKVRLAPNVDHTRSAIVLSRLITRGS